Part of the Cohnella candidum genome, TGAGAGGGCGTGCTCCGAATGTTGCGATTCGTATCTCCACCCATGCCCCATATCACGTTGGGCGGAGAAGATACCTACCCCGTGGGAGGCACGCATCCCAACCGCTCGCAAATCGGCGTTTTCGACCTCCTCGTCGTCACGAGAGGGGGATTGTTTCTCGAGGAAAACGGCATCGCGCATGACGTGCCCGCCGGCCATTACGTCATCCTGCGGCCGGACATGCCGCATCGGACGCGAATGCCTTGCCGCGAAGAAACGCATTTTTACTGGATCCATTTTCATACGGTCGGCAGTTGGAGCGAGACGGAAGAGCGGCAGCCGCTGTCGGCTATCGACGACGGCAAGCCGTATTCGCCGATCGAGTCCTTCTCGTTCTATCTGCCCGCGCACGGCTCTTGGATGAGCTCGCCCGGCGTTCCGGAGCTGATCCGGCGCTTGCTGCCGCTTCAGGATGAGCAGTCGGCAGTCTCCCGATGGAAGCAGCAACAGCTGTTCCATGAGCTGCTGCTTCAGCTTCAGCAGGAAGCGGAGCCGCCCTCAGACAGCCCGCATTATGCGGTCGCCGAGAAAGCGGCCGCCTTCCTCCGCGACCATTACCGCGAGGAAGTCGGCTACCGCCGGTTGTCCGAGGCGCTGCATTTTCATGCCAACTACATTTCCATCTGCATGAAGCGAACGTTCGGCTGCACGCCGCTCGACTATTTGACCCGCCATCGGGTCGAACAAGCGAAACGGCTGCTCATCCATACCGACGGAAAAATCGGCGGCATCGCGGAGGAGACGGGGTTCGGCTCGTTCCCTTACTTCGTGCGCTGTTTTACGCGGTACGCGGGCATGACGCCCAAAGCCTTCCGCAAACAGTACCGGCAGACGGAGCCGGGGGCTGAGCGCATGCAAACCTTGCCGGAAATTTGATATGCTAATACAACGACCCTACGAAACGGAGGCTGATCTCATGACCGCGGGAATACCCGGTATTACTTTGTCCGTCCTTGATTTGGCTCCCATCGTCGAAGGCGGAACCCCGGCGGAAGCCCTCCGCAACACGCTGGACCTCGCCCGCCATGCCGAGCAATGGGGTTACCGGCGCTACTGGCTGGCGGAGCACCATAACATGCCGGGCATCGCCAGTTCGGCGACGTCGCTCGTCATCGGCCACGTTGCCGCCGGCACGGAGAAAATCCGCGTCGGCTCCGGCGGGATCATGCTGCCAAACCACGCGCCGCTGGTGATCGCCGAGCAGTTCGGTACGCTGGAGTCGCTCTACCCCGGCCGGATCGATCTGGGGCTCGGCCGCGCGCCCGGCTCCGACATGCGGACGGCCCGTGCGCTTCGCAGAACGCTGGGCAGCAACGGGGACGATTTTCCCGAGCTGCTGAGCGAGCTTCGCGCTTATTTCGATCCTTCGTTCGAGCCGTTCACGCCTGGAGTTCGCGCCATTCCCGGAGAGGGTCTCGACATTCCGATCTGGCTGCTCGGCTCCAGCGGATTCAGCGCCCAATTGGCGGCCCGGCTGGGACTTCCGTTCGCGTTCGCCAGCCATTTTGCGCCCGAGTACCTGTTGCCTGCCTTGGAGCTCTACCGCAGCAACTTCCAGCCCTCCAAGGACCTCGCCAAGCCGTACGTCATGGTCGGCATGAACGTCATTGCCGCCGAAACGGAAGAAGAGGCCCGCCGGCTGGCGACCTCTCCTCTGCAGCAGTTTTTGAATATCATCCGCGGCCGGACCGGCCAGCTCAAGCCCCCGGTGGATAGCATGGACGGATTGTGGTCCGAACAAGAGAAAATGATGGTGGAGTCCATGCTCCGTTACGCGATCATCGGGGACCGAAACACGATCCGCGAGAAGCTTCCCGCGTATCTGGAGGAAACGAAGGCCGACGAGATCATCGTTACCGCGCAAATTTTCGACCATCAAGACCGGTTGAAATCGTATCAAATCCTCGCCGAGACCGTTCTCGGCTAACTCAAAAAGGGTAGAGCTCGTTGAGCTCTGCCCTTTTTTTCCTCTATCTTTGGTGATGTGCCGAATAGCGCGGGTGGCGCGTTATTTCGTTGCGATTTCGAAAGTGCGTGCCAAATAGCGCGGATGGCGCGCTATTTCGACGGAATCGCGGAACATGAGCGAACGGGATACCCGAGTCAGGCGACTTTTAGACATGCGATTCCCCTCTTCACCCAGCCACGCCCGCTTCCACCCCGGCCTCCACCTTCCGCGGACGGAACAAAAACCCCAGCAGCGCAAAACCCAAAAACGCGAATCCCAAGAACAAAAAGATGCTGTGAATCGAGACATAGCGGATCCCGTATCCTCCAAGCATAGGGCCCATCACGCTGCCAATGCTGAAGTGGATCGAAGCGATCACGTTCGCCGCGGGCAGAATCGGCCGGGGCAGGATGTCGGCGGCGTAGGCCAGGCCGAGCGAATAGAACGAGCCCACCACCCCGCCGGCGACGGCGAACAACAGGAACAGCAGCGCAAGCGAACTGCCGGCCAGCGGAACGCACAGAAATGCCGCCGATCCGATCACGGCGCAGCCGACGAGCACCGGTTTGCGGCCGATCCGGTCGCTCAACATGCCCAACGGCAGCTGCAGCACCAGGGCGCCGATACCGAATGCGAGCAGCAGCAAGGAAATCCAGTCCTCACGCAAACTGATGCGAAGGCCGTACAGCGGAAAGCTGCTGTTCATGGAGGCTTCCATAAGCCCGTACAGCAAGCTCGGAATCAGCACGAACCAAGCCAGCCGGTACGTCCGGACGAACCGGTTCTCCGACGACTCCGACTTGCCCGCCCGTTCGACGTGTTCGTTCGGAATCCGCAACAACAGCAGCAATACAGTCAGGAAGAATACCCCGTTGACCAGGAACGGCACAGCCTGGCCGAACGGCAGCAAGTTGATCCCCAGCGGGCCCACGCTGAACCCGACCCCGTATGCCATGCCGTACAGCGAGATGTAACGCCCTCTCCGGTCCGCCGGACTGGAGCTGACGATCCACAGCTGCGTGGCGAAGTGCAAGGAACTGTCCCCGATGCCGATCAGCAGCCGAAGGACGAACCACAAACCTAAAGATTGGCTCACCGGAAACAGCAGCATGGAAACCGCCACCAACCCGATGCCCGCCAAAATCACCTTTTTATATCCGAACCGCAGCACCGGCTTCTCCACGAAAAACATCGTACAAAATATACCGATATACAAAGCCGCGGAATTGATCCCGTTCATATCCGAGGATACGCCTGACCGCTCCAACAGGATGGACAACAGCGGCAGCAGCAGGCCTTGGCTCATACCCGCCACGACGACGACTAGAAGCAAAACGATGAAGCGATATTGCGCGGAGATGGCCTTCACTTTCTATTCCCCCGAAAACAAAATGAAAAGTGGCTCCCGGAGCCACTTTTCACATGGTAACACGCTTATTCGCGATACGCCATCATCCGTACTGATAAACGCTGTTGGTGAATGCATCCATCATGAGGCTCAGATGGATCATCTCCGTCTTGCGCTCTTCATCCGCCGCACCCATCGCATAGAAGATCGGCACGAAATGCTCCTTCGCCTGCGGAGGCACCGCGATTTTGGCATAAGGCGCAAGCTCTTCGTAACGGAACAAGGAATCGAGGTCCCATTGCACCATGTGATCCTTAAGCCATTGCTCGAAACCGACGGCCAAAGCCTTCACCGCCGCCTTATCCTGAACGCCGAACAAGCCGAAATTGTGCACCGTCACGCCGCTGCCGATAATGAGAACGTCTTGTTCCCGCAAAGGGGCGAGCGCCTGGCCGATCCGGTACTGCTCCTCGGGAGTCAGATCCGGATTGACCGACATGGCGATGAGCGGAATGTCCGCATTCGGGTAGATCCGGTTCAGGATCGTCCACGAGCCGTGGTCGAGCCCGCGCTTCGTTTCGGCGCGATTTTCGATCCCCGCGTCGGTCAGCAGCTGCTGAATTTGCCGGGACAATTCCTTATCGCCTTTAGCCGGATAAACCACCTGATAAAGCTCGTTCGGGAATCCCCCGAAATCGTAAATCATCGAATAGTCGTCGATTTCGCTGACCATTTGGACGCGGCTCTCCCAATGCGCGGAGAACAACACGATCGCTTTGGGGCGCGGAAACGTACGGCCCAGCTGCTCCAGGAATTGCGCGTATTCGCTTTGCTCAATGGCCACCATCGGCGAGCCATGGGCTATGAATAGGGATGGAATCATAAGTTTGAACCCCCAAACTGAACTTGAATTAAGCACAGTATAGTCGGAAAAGAAACCCGAGTCAAGCCGGAGCTTTATCGGGCAAGCGACGCGGCCGCCCGGGCCGCAATATCGGCTATCGTATAGCGTGCATAGATTTCCAGCATGCTATTCTCCGTCTGATCGGTCATTTCGCGGAACACCGATTTGACGGCTTGTCCGTTCGGGCAATCGGTCGTCGACTCCAGCAGGCCCGTCTTGAGCGGATCGCTCATCTGCACGGCGCGGTAGACGTCGGCGACCGTAATCCGGTCGGCCGGCTGGGCGAGAATATAGCCTCCGTCCCTACCCTCCCGCGCCTCGACGAGCCCCGCCCGAACGAGCGGGGACATCATCCTGCGCATGAACGTCGTGCCCGATTTCATGTTCTGGGCGATTTGCTGGCTGGGACAAACGTTATCGGAAGCCGACAGGAAGACCAGCGCTTGGATCGCGAGGCCGAAAGCCGTCGGCGTCAAGGAACTTTGAGATTTGACTGGGGCCATGAACTTCACCTCGCTTCTATTGTGGCCTAACCGGGCCGCCATTGGCAAGTAAGGGAGTGCAAAGCTGGGCCAGACTAGCGTCGCGTCATGAAATACAGAAACCAGACGGCATGGTTCTGTTCGTCCGCCGCCGCGCGCCGGAAAGCCTCCCGGGTGTGCGGATCGTCCGCCTTATCGGCGATTTCATGGTAAAAGTCGACCGTCTCCTGCTCATCTTTGAAGGCGAAGTCCAACCCGGCGATATAATCGGCCGGACATCCCTCTTGGATCTGAGGGGTCGGTTAATGGCCGCTCAGCCGGAAGTAAATCTGGGAGAAATGCTGGTAATGCCGGATCTCGTCCTGCCGGATTTCCAAAATCCGCTGCTTCGTATCCGCATCCGGCGCCAGCTTCGACAATCTCTCGTAACACGCGATGGCGCTGTATTCCCCGTTGATCGCCTTGGCGATATCGTTTAACAGCCCTTGGTTGGCCGGAAACCGGTCGTAAATCGACGGATAATATTCATACATGCCTTTCATTCCTCCTTCACGTTTGGCCTCTCTGGGCGGAAGCCCGCATACCAATCTATGCGGAGGAACGAAAAAAGGCCCGCGATCGGCAGGCCCCCTTTTTAAAACAATCCTTCCTCCGACGCCTTCCGCATCGCGGATGCCCGGTTATGGACGTTGAGCTTGGAGTAGATGCTCGAAATATAGTTCTTCACGGTCCCTTCGGACAGGAACATCCTCTCCGCTATGCTGCGGTTCGCCAATCCCTCCGAAATGTACTGCAGCACTTGAAGTTCCCGGTCCGTCAGTCCGTATTCGGAATCCTTCGTCTTCTCCGGAACGGGATGGCGGTCTCGCTCGTTCATCGTACGGGAAAATAACGCTTTCGCTACCTCCCGGGTGATCATCGTCTCCCCGCGGTGCACCAACCTTATCGCGCCTGCCAGGTCGGTCGGGTCGATCGCTTTCAAAATGTACCCTTCCGCGCCGGCGTTTAACGCGGAGACGACGTACTCCACCTCCTGAAACGTCGTCAGCATGATCACTTTCACGTCCGGCCACCGCCGCTTGATTTCCGCGGTCGCCTCAACCCCGTCCATGACCGGCATATGGATATCCATCAGTACCAAGTCGGGCTGCAGTTCGCCCGCCTTGTCCACGGCCGCCTTGCCGTTCTCGGCCATGCCGGCGATCTCGATGCCTTCGGCCATTCCGAGTACGATGCCCAGGCTCTTGCGGATCAGCTCTTGGTCCTCTGCGATAAGCACTCGAATCCGTTCCATTTTCTCACGCCCCCTCGCGCTTCCACTCCAACTGCCCTACTTTCACGACCGGCACCTCGCACACGACGATCGTACCCCGATCGGGATTGGACTCGACCTCCAGCGTCCCGTTCAGGTTCGCCATCCGGTCATGCATGGCCTGCAGCCCGAACCCTCGGACTAGTTCGCTCGTTCCTCTGCCGTTGTCCGCGATGCGGAGCTTGACCGAGCTCCGCCCGAACGAAAGCTCCACGCCCACCCGGGTTGCCGCCCCATGCTTCTTCGCGTTGGTAAGCGACTCCTGCAGGCAGCGGATGAACGCCCAGCGAACTTGTTCGGAGACGGCATATTCCGCTCCGATGACGTCGAACTCGACCGCCGTGCCCGTATGCAGCGCGAACTCGCTGCCGATCTGGCCCAGCGCGGCGGCAAGCGACTGTTCGTCTTTCTCGGGCGCGATTTGGTGGATGTGCCTCCTTACCTCGTCGAGCCCGCCCCGGGTGACTTGCAGCAGCTCGCGCAGGCTTTTCTTCGCTTCCTCCGGAGATAAGTCGATCAAATAGTAAACCGCGTCCATGCCCATGATCGTCGTCGTAAACGTGTGACCGACGGTATCGTGCAAATCCCTGGACAGCCGGTTTCTCTCTTCCGCCAAGGTCAGCTTCTCGATTTGCTTCGAATAGAGCTCCAGCGTCTGGTTCTGCTCCTGGATGATGCCGTACATGCCGTTGATTTTCTGATAGGAATCCACGAGCCGCTGGAAACAGAAGCCGATCCCGAACAGAACGGCCAGGTTGAAAATTTCATCGCCGACCGAGGAGAGCGAGAACCCCCAAATCCAGCCGGCCAGTACGGGCATGAACACGACGCCGGCAATGCCCGACCAAACGGCCGACCAACGGATGCTGATGAATCCGAGCGTCAGGATCGGCACGTTGTAGAAATCGAATCCGCCTCCGACGCTCTTGGAGTAGAACAGATACATCCCGCCCGAAATGACCAGTTCCGCCAGCGGAGGCACCCACGTGGGGACCTTGCGGATGAGGAAGAGCGACAGCGGCACGGCGAAGGAAAGGGCGAAGCCCGCCGTTACCAGCCAGATCGTGCTTCTGTCCCAATGAATGCCCGTCGTCTCGGTAAAATGCTTGGATTGGAAGTGCAGCTCGTTCAGGCCGCCGACGAACCATACCGCGCGCATCGCGATGACGACGGTAACGAACCAGTGCCATTGCGGCTTCATCTTGGATGCCAATCGGTCGTCACCGTCCTTTGTCCCGTTTTCCATTCATCCAGTATAAGTCCATCGGTTCCATCAAATCTACCGCCTTTTAGGAGCGGTCTTGCCTCCCGCAAAACAAAGAGGCGGACACGCGTCCGCCCCTCTCCTTACTCGATCTATGAATACGCAACTTCGTAATAAGAGCCGATGGGCACGACTTCATAGAGATACTGGCGAATGAGCTCCCTCTCGACATCGGTGACTTTGCCGCCGGAACGTACTCGAAAATAGATCGTGCCCGTTCCCCCGTCATAATGGTCGAAGCTCATTTCCCCTCCCGTGAACATGCCGTTAATCAGCGTGAGTATCGCCCGTTGGTCCAAGTTCCGGTTCATCGCCGCTTCCCGGACGCTGTCCGGCACTTCCGGCTCGCTCGGCACCCCGTCCTCCCGGACCATAGAGTAAGGCTTTACCTGGCAGCAGAGATAGGGAGGCAAATATCCCGCGGCGAATCTTCGGAGGGCCAGCCTGTCGGCTTCCGGCAGCTCCAGGTTTTCGTTCCAGGCGTAAATGACGACCGCGTTTTTCCCCGACGTATGGATCCTTACGTACCTCAGATGGGGATGATGCTTCTTGATCAACGCCTCCGACAACAAGCGGGTACCCACGTCCATCACCTCATGCTCGGGATTGTGATCGTGATCGCTCTGGCTGCGCTTTCAATTTCATTGTATGTGAGTTCGCGTCAAGGGAAAACAGGAAAATGTACCCGAAGCTCCGACAAAAAAAGCCGCCCGATCCCTTGGATCAGGCAGCTCCCGTTCGACGCTAGAAATCTTCTTCGATGAGTTCCGAATTGATGCCGATCGCCGCCCGGCTTCCGCTCGCAGCGGCCACGACCAGCTGTGCCGGCACGATATTGGAGACGTCGCCGGCCGCGAAGACGCCTTCGACGCTCGTTTTGCCGAAATCGCCTG contains:
- a CDS encoding helix-turn-helix domain-containing protein — protein: MLRFVSPPMPHITLGGEDTYPVGGTHPNRSQIGVFDLLVVTRGGLFLEENGIAHDVPAGHYVILRPDMPHRTRMPCREETHFYWIHFHTVGSWSETEERQPLSAIDDGKPYSPIESFSFYLPAHGSWMSSPGVPELIRRLLPLQDEQSAVSRWKQQQLFHELLLQLQQEAEPPSDSPHYAVAEKAAAFLRDHYREEVGYRRLSEALHFHANYISICMKRTFGCTPLDYLTRHRVEQAKRLLIHTDGKIGGIAEETGFGSFPYFVRCFTRYAGMTPKAFRKQYRQTEPGAERMQTLPEI
- a CDS encoding LLM class flavin-dependent oxidoreductase codes for the protein MTAGIPGITLSVLDLAPIVEGGTPAEALRNTLDLARHAEQWGYRRYWLAEHHNMPGIASSATSLVIGHVAAGTEKIRVGSGGIMLPNHAPLVIAEQFGTLESLYPGRIDLGLGRAPGSDMRTARALRRTLGSNGDDFPELLSELRAYFDPSFEPFTPGVRAIPGEGLDIPIWLLGSSGFSAQLAARLGLPFAFASHFAPEYLLPALELYRSNFQPSKDLAKPYVMVGMNVIAAETEEEARRLATSPLQQFLNIIRGRTGQLKPPVDSMDGLWSEQEKMMVESMLRYAIIGDRNTIREKLPAYLEETKADEIIVTAQIFDHQDRLKSYQILAETVLG
- a CDS encoding MFS transporter; this translates as MKAISAQYRFIVLLLVVVVAGMSQGLLLPLLSILLERSGVSSDMNGINSAALYIGIFCTMFFVEKPVLRFGYKKVILAGIGLVAVSMLLFPVSQSLGLWFVLRLLIGIGDSSLHFATQLWIVSSSPADRRGRYISLYGMAYGVGFSVGPLGINLLPFGQAVPFLVNGVFFLTVLLLLLRIPNEHVERAGKSESSENRFVRTYRLAWFVLIPSLLYGLMEASMNSSFPLYGLRISLREDWISLLLLAFGIGALVLQLPLGMLSDRIGRKPVLVGCAVIGSAAFLCVPLAGSSLALLFLLFAVAGGVVGSFYSLGLAYAADILPRPILPAANVIASIHFSIGSVMGPMLGGYGIRYVSIHSIFLFLGFAFLGFALLGFLFRPRKVEAGVEAGVAG
- a CDS encoding DODA-type extradiol aromatic ring-opening family dioxygenase — protein: MIPSLFIAHGSPMVAIEQSEYAQFLEQLGRTFPRPKAIVLFSAHWESRVQMVSEIDDYSMIYDFGGFPNELYQVVYPAKGDKELSRQIQQLLTDAGIENRAETKRGLDHGSWTILNRIYPNADIPLIAMSVNPDLTPEEQYRIGQALAPLREQDVLIIGSGVTVHNFGLFGVQDKAAVKALAVGFEQWLKDHMVQWDLDSLFRYEELAPYAKIAVPPQAKEHFVPIFYAMGAADEERKTEMIHLSLMMDAFTNSVYQYG
- a CDS encoding RrF2 family transcriptional regulator, with product MAPVKSQSSLTPTAFGLAIQALVFLSASDNVCPSQQIAQNMKSGTTFMRRMMSPLVRAGLVEAREGRDGGYILAQPADRITVADVYRAVQMSDPLKTGLLESTTDCPNGQAVKSVFREMTDQTENSMLEIYARYTIADIAARAAASLAR
- a CDS encoding response regulator transcription factor, whose protein sequence is MERIRVLIAEDQELIRKSLGIVLGMAEGIEIAGMAENGKAAVDKAGELQPDLVLMDIHMPVMDGVEATAEIKRRWPDVKVIMLTTFQEVEYVVSALNAGAEGYILKAIDPTDLAGAIRLVHRGETMITREVAKALFSRTMNERDRHPVPEKTKDSEYGLTDRELQVLQYISEGLANRSIAERMFLSEGTVKNYISSIYSKLNVHNRASAMRKASEEGLF
- a CDS encoding sensor histidine kinase translates to MASKMKPQWHWFVTVVIAMRAVWFVGGLNELHFQSKHFTETTGIHWDRSTIWLVTAGFALSFAVPLSLFLIRKVPTWVPPLAELVISGGMYLFYSKSVGGGFDFYNVPILTLGFISIRWSAVWSGIAGVVFMPVLAGWIWGFSLSSVGDEIFNLAVLFGIGFCFQRLVDSYQKINGMYGIIQEQNQTLELYSKQIEKLTLAEERNRLSRDLHDTVGHTFTTTIMGMDAVYYLIDLSPEEAKKSLRELLQVTRGGLDEVRRHIHQIAPEKDEQSLAAALGQIGSEFALHTGTAVEFDVIGAEYAVSEQVRWAFIRCLQESLTNAKKHGAATRVGVELSFGRSSVKLRIADNGRGTSELVRGFGLQAMHDRMANLNGTLEVESNPDRGTIVVCEVPVVKVGQLEWKREGA